In the Helicobacter cetorum MIT 99-5656 genome, AACCTATACAAGCAATGCTATCTAAAATATTTTTATTTTTTAAATATCCTAAAATACAAAAACAATAAATTTTCTCCACCATGGTTCTATTTTTTGAGACAATATGAACATTATCTATATTGGTAATCATATTTTCTACTAGTTCAGGAAACATAACGCAACGACCCATTTCTCCACGACAAGAAAATATAATATCTCCCTTTTCAATAGTCTTTAATTGTTCTTTGTTTCCTAAGTAAACAACACGCTTATATGTCCTTTCATTAAAAAATTTGGACAAAATAAGCTTATAGGCACCATGGATAACTTTGTTGGAATAGAGACTTTCTCCAATATTAGAAATTTGTAAATTCTGCCCTCTTGAAACATCATACCCCAAATCAAAAATATTACTATATCCGAAGATATAATTCTCTATTATTCCTTGATTCTCTTTAAAATTTCTACTATAAATCCCTGTATCAAGTCTGCTTTCTTGCTTAATTTCTTTGATAGTAGGATAAGAATAAGAAAAAGTATTTTTTTGTTGGTTCTCTCTAAGTTCTGTTTCTATGATTGTATCTATAAGAATATTTTTCCTTTTAATTTGTTCTTCTTTATCTATAATATTTTGCACAATATTAGCTACTAATTGCTCAATAACTTGTGGGTTTTTATAATTTTTGGTCGTGGGAAATGGAATGAGTGTGTTTAATAAATAGTCTTCTCTAAAATTATCTACCCCTTTTATTGAACCTAAAATATCAACTTGCTCTTTGCAAAATGATGATTTTAAAAAAGCAAAAATATAAAATGGATTTTTCTTAAAAGATATTTTTCTAATATGGGAATTAAAAAAAGCTTTTGAACCATTATAAACACAAACATTTCCTATGCTACTTGCTGTTTGATAACAAATATCTCCTTGTTCAATCGTCTTATTTTTATAATTTTTATCAACGGGACGAATTTTAAGAGTATCATTTGAAACATTAAAAGTAAAATCTAAATCATTCATTTCTGATATTCTAATAAAGTAGTTTTTAGAAAAATCTATGTATTGCTTGCTTCCAATCTCAAAACCCTTAACATTTTTTTCTAAAATATCATCATCTCCTAGTCTTTTTACATTTAAATTCTCGTACTCAACAAAACGATACAAAAAACTAGATAACACGCACTCTTTTGCTAAAATATCACTTTTTTTTACACCCTTAGGCTTAATTATATAACTTCTCATAATCCTAATCCATTGAGTCTAAGTGAAAAGCTTTTTTAATTTCTTCTTCTTGGGATTGCAAGAATTCTTTAAACTCTTTTTGCAATATAGAGAAATCTTCATATAGTGTGCTTGTGGTTTCAAAAGTTTCTTCATTGATAATATATTTAGGTTCAAAATGCACGGTGCGATTTTTTGTTTTAACTTCATAACCAAGATGGACAATTTCTTTAATAAATACCTCATAATCATTCTCTAATAAATGTTGCTCGTTGCTTTTTGGTTTATAGGCAATAATAACAGTTGTTGCTACACCTGTTTCTCCAAAAGTATTATTAGGCAAATCAAACAAAGCTACAACACGCATGCGTTCTATGAACCACCTACGAACATTTTGCCATTCCCTAATGCTAGCAATTGAATTGGATAACACTATGGCTAAACGCCCTCCTTCTTCTAGACATTTATAGGCATTTTCTAAAAACAACGCCCCCATGTCCATAGAATTAGGGTATTTTACAACACCATCTCCATTTGGGTCTAGTTTTATCCTAAATGTCTCATAAAGCTCTATAATATTTCTTGGCAAATCCCATTTACCATTAGCCCCTGTTTTTAAATCTCTCCCCTTTCCAAATGGAGGATTTGTAGCAATAATTTTGAACTTTTTAATATTTTTACTTGGATCGTTTTTATGTTCCCAAGTGAGATAATCATAATCATCAATATTAAAATCACCCTCTTGTATCACACTATCATCTTCAAGTAATTTTTGGCTTAAAGAGTCCATGCGTTCTAAAACAGCTCCACCATCACCATTTAAAACTAAATTTAACTCAGCGAGTTTTAAATTAGTGCTTTCTATATCGAATCCATAAAAAGAATTCGCATTAGATGGGTAATTATCATCCTTACGATGTGCATGTCTAAATGCCATCGCAGGAAAATCACAAATGCCACAGCATGGATCACACAATTCTTCATCTTTCCTAGGATTAAGCATTCTAATAATATTTTTTACTATTGGAATAGGGGTAAAAAACTGCCCCTTATCCGCTTTTTGTTTTTCGTCTCCAAAATTATTAAAAATAATTTGATTAAAACTTTCGTTTTTAGCTTTTAAAATGGCTCTTCTTTGAAAAATTTCTATCAATGCAATTAAAAATTTTTCATCGTTACTTTTGCTGGGCTTAAAACCTTCACGATAGTAGAAACAACGCCTCTCTTTGCCTAGAATATTAGGATAATCTTTTAAGGCTCGTTTATACAAATTGTCTATGCGTTCTCTAAAACTTTTTTCGCCCAAATTATTTTTAGCCTTTTCGCTTGGTAATATATAAAATTTTAAGCAATAATCATTATCTTTATTGGAACACTTCTCGTCAAAAACCTTCAAAGTCAAAAACTCTACGATTAGGTCTCGCACAAAACTAGGTTGAATTTTGTCATTAGCCCTTTTAAGAGCGTTCATAAAATCTACAAAATTGCTTTCATCAATGGGGTCTAAATCACCAACTTTTAACTTGCTTAAATCTCTAATGCTCTCATTGTTTTCTTCAAAATCTTTTTGAGCGGGCAAGTCTTTAAGCAAATCCCTTTTATCTAAATTCCAGCCATTGATACCATCTTGAGCAAGTTCATTATCTTCATTAAAGCGCCGTATTTCAGAATTGCCAATCTTTTTAAAAATCAAAATGTCAGGTTTATTGTCAAAATACACGCCAAAAATTCTATCCTTGCTTGTGTTTTCAGCCATAGCAGAACGCAATTGTTTTTCAATAGCATCTGCTACGCTTTTAGCATTATTTTTAGCCTCAAAAATAACTAGCATATTAGAACGCACCCGTGCATAATCATTGCTCGATTTGGCTTTTTCAACCATACTCTTCCAATCTTTATTCTTAAACACAACAATGTCGGGCTTTAAGCTTTTAGCCCCATTGCCCTTAGGAATTTCAAATTCTACGCAGATATATTCTTTATTATACATCCCACTCTTTATGAGTGCATAAAGAAATCTAGCACGAATATATTCTTCGCTATATTCTTGCTTTTTTGTCCTAGTGCTAGACTTTTTACAAAAGCTTTCTACTCCTAAAACCTCTTTATACCAATATTTATCAATAAAATCTAAAGATTTAAATTGACTATCAAAATGTTGCAAATGTAAAGAAAGTCTGGTTGACATATCATTTCCTTAAAATAAAGCTAGTAAGATTATTCCTATAACACTGCTTGTGTCATTATCTCTAAGGCTAGAGTTACCATGCTGTCAAAACTTTCTATTCTTTCTTTAGGGCTTAATTTTTCATGCGTGATTAAATGATCTGATACAGAGCATAAACATAAAGCCTTAGCGTTTAATTCCATAGCCGTAGCATATAAACCTGCGGCCTCCATTTCAATACCTAAGTGGTTATATTTGGCTAGTAGGTCAAAGGCATGCGTTTCAAAAGAATAGAAAAAATCGCTTGTAAAGACATTACCCACTTTTAAATCAATGTTTAATCGCTTGGCCATTTGATACGCTTTTAAGCTTAGCTCAAAACTAGGTGTAGCACTCAAATCGTGGTTTAAGAAACGCACCCGATTTGTTTTGGAATCTGTTGAAGCACCGGTTGCTAAGATAATATTCTTTAAGGCTACTTTTTGACTGATAGCCCCACAAGTGCCAATTCTTAAAAGCTCTTTAACTTGATAGGTTTGAATGAGTTCTGTTGCATAAATCGTGCATGATGCAATGCCCATGCCATGCCCCATTAAAGAAATTTCCTTACCCTTATACTTTCCACTAAATCCTAGCATGTTACGCACATTAGTTATCTCTCTAGCGTCTTCTAAAAAGTTTTTTGCAATGTATTTCACTCTTAAGGGGTCGCCACATAAAATACATTTAGAATGAAAGTCGCCTATTTTTGCGTTAATATGGGGGGTCATTTAGTTTCCTTTAAAAATTTAATAAGTTTTTGCCATAATCTAAGGGGCTTAATCCTAAAAAGTGTGCGATACTTTGCCCGATATCTGCAAAGGTCTCACTCTTACCTAAAAAGGCTGGTTTTAAATCTTTGTGATACATTAAGATAGGAATGAACTCTCGTGTGTGGTCTGTGCCTTTGAAAGTGGGGTCGCACCCATGGTCAGCACAAAGGATTAATAAATCATCATCTCTTAGATTTTCAAAAATCTCATTTAAGCGTTTATCAAAACATTCTAGGGCGTTTGCATACCCGCTAACATCACGCCTATGCCCATAATCGCTATCAAAATGCACAAAATTCGTAAAAATCAAGCTGTTATTCTTAGCGTTTTTGACTTGCTCTAAGGTCGTGTCAAATAACTCCATTAAACTATTAGCTTTAAATTTTTGAGTAATGCCTACATGGGCATAAATATCAGCGATTTTTCCAATGCTAACCACTTCGCCATTTTTTTCTTCAATAAATTTTTCAAAAAGTAATGGTGCATGGGGCTTTATAGCATAGTCTTTACGATTAGGGGTGCGTTTGAAATTGTCCTTATTAGTGCCATTAAAGGGTCGTGCAATCACTCTGGCAATTTTTAAAGGCTCTAAGATTTTAAAAACTTCTTCACAAAGGGCGTATAAATTTTTTAGCCCAAATTTTTCTTCATGCGCTGCGATTTGAAACACCGAATCCGCTGAAGTATAAAAAATAGGATATAGAGTTTCTAAATGTTTTTCACCTAAATTCTTAATGATTTCAGTCCCTGATGCGTGGCAATTCCCTAAATAGCCTTTAATCTTAGTTTTTTCTTTAATCTCATCTAATAAATCTTGAGAAAATGAGTTGGTTTTGTTTTCAAAATACCCCCATTCAAACAAAACCGGCACGCCCATCATCTCCCAATGCCCAGAAATCGTATCTTTTGCACTAGATAATTCTTGTGCGTAAGCATAAGCCCCTTTTAAATTAATCTTAGGGTTAAAGCCTAGGGGTAATTCATTTGTGGCTTTTAAAGCGCTTAATCCTAAACCCAAACTCTCTAAATTAGGCAATTTCAAAGACCCATTTCGTTCATTTGAATTAGCTAGATTGCTGAAACAAGCCTTAGCAATATTGCCTAAAGTATTCGCCCCCAAATCGCCAAAATCTTTAGCATCTTCACTAGCTCCTATACCAAAAGAATCTAGTAATAAAATAACCACTCTTTTTTGCATCTCTATTCCTTTTAACCTACTTGCCTTTTAGCTTAATTCGCATTTAGCCCTATGAATAATCCAGCGATTGTTGCACTCATAAAATTTGAAAGCGTGCCTACAAACACCGCTTTTAAAGCTAATTTGGCTATCATTTCTTTTTTACTAGGCACTAAATTACCAATCCCACCAATAAGCATGGCAACTGAGCTTAAGTTTGCAAATCCGCACAACGCAAAAGTAATAATTGCTTTGGTTTTTTCACTCAACACCAAGGGAGCGTTATCGCTTAGATAAGGAATGAGCTTCATATAACCCATAAATTCATTCAAAGCGATTTTAATCCCTATAATCTCTCCAGCAACCCCTGCTTCTTTCCAAGGAATACCTAAAATAAAGGCTAAGGGTTTTAAAAGCGTGCCTAAAATCAATCCTAAAGACAAATGCTCTATGCCTAAAAATCCCCCTAAAACCCCTAAAAGCCCATTAACTAGTGCGAGCATTCCTACAAAGGCTAAAAGCATAGCTCCAATATGCAAGGCTAGATTTAATCCTGTGCTTGCCCCACTAGCGATAGCTTCTATAGCATTCACGGGTTTTTCTATAGAAATATCTATATGGTTAGAAACTTTTTCATTTTGCGGATAGACTATTTTAGCAAAGAGTAATCCGCTAGGGGCTGACATAAACGAAGCGGCTAGTAAGTAGGTTAAAGGAACGCCCATGCTCGCATATCCAGCTAACACAGGCCCAGCAATGCTTGCCATACCCACACACATAATCGCAAAAATCTCTGAATTGCTCATGCTTTTTAGATAGGGCTTAATCACCAAGGGGGCTTCAGTGTGTCCTACAAAAATATTTGCCGCCGCACTCATACTCTCTGCCTTAGAAGTGCCTAAGCATTTTGAGAGCGCTCCACCAATAAGATTGATAAATAAGGGCATGATTTTTAGATAATACAATAATGAAATCAAGCTAGAAAAAAAGATAACCACCGCTAAAACATTAATTGCAAAGACAAACCCCCCAATTCCTTGCTCGCCTTGAGAATTAGGAGCTAAATTGCCAAATAAAAAACGCACCCCTTCATAGCCATAAGCTATAACGCTCTCTATCGCATTAGCTAAATTCTGTAGCAAATCTCTTCCTAAAGGCACATATAAAATCAACGCCCCTAGAACCACTTGAATCACAAATGCACTGATAATCGTGCGATAATTAATCGCTTTTTTATCACTAGAAAAAACCCATGCGATACCTAAAAGCACCGCCATGCCTACAATACTCAAAAGGGAGTTAAAAACCATCGCCGACCACTTAAAAGAGAGATGAAAGAAATCATGTTTTTGCCTTGTATCTAAAGATATTTTATTGTAGCCAAAAAGTAAAATTTTCATTCTCTAAGACTTTTAATTTCTTTAAAATTTTTATGAAAATGGGTTAATAAAGAATGGTGTCAAGAGGGGGACTTGAACCCCCGACCTCCGGCTTATGAGACCAGCGCTCTAAACCAGCTGAGCTACCTTGACAGCAACAAAGAAGTGGATTATACAAAAAACTTTCTTAAGATTTTATTAATATTTTAATACGCTCTCTTTAAAGCCAATTTGATTGAATTTTACTCAAAAAATTTCCTATTTTTTTGTAGAATACTCCAATGTTTAAGAAGATTTTTCCATTAGCGTTAGTATCATCGTTGCGGTTTTTAGGGCTTTTCATTGTTCTGCCTGTGATTAGTTTGTATGCGGATAGTTTTCATACAAGCAGTCCCTTACTAATAGGCTTGGCTGTGGGTGGGGCGTATCTCACACAGATAATATTTCAAACCCCTATAGGAATACTGAGCGATAAAATAGGGCGTAAAATTGTCGTTAGCCTGTGCTTATTGGTGTTCTTAGCTGGCTCACTAGTGTGTTTTATGGCAAGCGATATTACAATGCTTGTTATAGGTCGTTTGATTCAAGGCATGGGGGCTTTAGGGGGCGTGGTGAGTGCAAT is a window encoding:
- a CDS encoding restriction endonuclease subunit S: MRSYIIKPKGVKKSDILAKECVLSSFLYRFVEYENLNVKRLGDDDILEKNVKGFEIGSKQYIDFSKNYFIRISEMNDLDFTFNVSNDTLKIRPVDKNYKNKTIEQGDICYQTASSIGNVCVYNGSKAFFNSHIRKISFKKNPFYIFAFLKSSFCKEQVDILGSIKGVDNFREDYLLNTLIPFPTTKNYKNPQVIEQLVANIVQNIIDKEEQIKRKNILIDTIIETELRENQQKNTFSYSYPTIKEIKQESRLDTGIYSRNFKENQGIIENYIFGYSNIFDLGYDVSRGQNLQISNIGESLYSNKVIHGAYKLILSKFFNERTYKRVVYLGNKEQLKTIEKGDIIFSCRGEMGRCVMFPELVENMITNIDNVHIVSKNRTMVEKIYCFCILGYLKNKNILDSIACIGSGAPSFTQYQFSKLKIPNFPKIKQQEIAKEYYNPMKKNMHTSLGDYLAKEQMRNAQIGIFELNNELFTLKEHLGDILHRIIADEEIILENYF
- a CDS encoding class I SAM-dependent DNA methyltransferase — its product is MSTRLSLHLQHFDSQFKSLDFIDKYWYKEVLGVESFCKKSSTRTKKQEYSEEYIRARFLYALIKSGMYNKEYICVEFEIPKGNGAKSLKPDIVVFKNKDWKSMVEKAKSSNDYARVRSNMLVIFEAKNNAKSVADAIEKQLRSAMAENTSKDRIFGVYFDNKPDILIFKKIGNSEIRRFNEDNELAQDGINGWNLDKRDLLKDLPAQKDFEENNESIRDLSKLKVGDLDPIDESNFVDFMNALKRANDKIQPSFVRDLIVEFLTLKVFDEKCSNKDNDYCLKFYILPSEKAKNNLGEKSFRERIDNLYKRALKDYPNILGKERRCFYYREGFKPSKSNDEKFLIALIEIFQRRAILKAKNESFNQIIFNNFGDEKQKADKGQFFTPIPIVKNIIRMLNPRKDEELCDPCCGICDFPAMAFRHAHRKDDNYPSNANSFYGFDIESTNLKLAELNLVLNGDGGAVLERMDSLSQKLLEDDSVIQEGDFNIDDYDYLTWEHKNDPSKNIKKFKIIATNPPFGKGRDLKTGANGKWDLPRNIIELYETFRIKLDPNGDGVVKYPNSMDMGALFLENAYKCLEEGGRLAIVLSNSIASIREWQNVRRWFIERMRVVALFDLPNNTFGETGVATTVIIAYKPKSNEQHLLENDYEVFIKEIVHLGYEVKTKNRTVHFEPKYIINEETFETTSTLYEDFSILQKEFKEFLQSQEEEIKKAFHLDSMD
- the deoD gene encoding purine-nucleoside phosphorylase produces the protein MTPHINAKIGDFHSKCILCGDPLRVKYIAKNFLEDAREITNVRNMLGFSGKYKGKEISLMGHGMGIASCTIYATELIQTYQVKELLRIGTCGAISQKVALKNIILATGASTDSKTNRVRFLNHDLSATPSFELSLKAYQMAKRLNIDLKVGNVFTSDFFYSFETHAFDLLAKYNHLGIEMEAAGLYATAMELNAKALCLCSVSDHLITHEKLSPKERIESFDSMVTLALEIMTQAVL
- a CDS encoding phosphopentomutase yields the protein MQKRVVILLLDSFGIGASEDAKDFGDLGANTLGNIAKACFSNLANSNERNGSLKLPNLESLGLGLSALKATNELPLGFNPKINLKGAYAYAQELSSAKDTISGHWEMMGVPVLFEWGYFENKTNSFSQDLLDEIKEKTKIKGYLGNCHASGTEIIKNLGEKHLETLYPIFYTSADSVFQIAAHEEKFGLKNLYALCEEVFKILEPLKIARVIARPFNGTNKDNFKRTPNRKDYAIKPHAPLLFEKFIEEKNGEVVSIGKIADIYAHVGITQKFKANSLMELFDTTLEQVKNAKNNSLIFTNFVHFDSDYGHRRDVSGYANALECFDKRLNEIFENLRDDDLLILCADHGCDPTFKGTDHTREFIPILMYHKDLKPAFLGKSETFADIGQSIAHFLGLSPLDYGKNLLNF
- a CDS encoding NupC/NupG family nucleoside CNT transporter codes for the protein MVFNSLLSIVGMAVLLGIAWVFSSDKKAINYRTIISAFVIQVVLGALILYVPLGRDLLQNLANAIESVIAYGYEGVRFLFGNLAPNSQGEQGIGGFVFAINVLAVVIFFSSLISLLYYLKIMPLFINLIGGALSKCLGTSKAESMSAAANIFVGHTEAPLVIKPYLKSMSNSEIFAIMCVGMASIAGPVLAGYASMGVPLTYLLAASFMSAPSGLLFAKIVYPQNEKVSNHIDISIEKPVNAIEAIASGASTGLNLALHIGAMLLAFVGMLALVNGLLGVLGGFLGIEHLSLGLILGTLLKPLAFILGIPWKEAGVAGEIIGIKIALNEFMGYMKLIPYLSDNAPLVLSEKTKAIITFALCGFANLSSVAMLIGGIGNLVPSKKEMIAKLALKAVFVGTLSNFMSATIAGLFIGLNAN